The proteins below are encoded in one region of Streptomyces ficellus:
- a CDS encoding DMT family transporter has protein sequence MLALSICLALLAALGNAGASVLQRQGAAAVGPGRSARHGSWMAGLVHRRVWVWGAVLLAVSGILQALALATGPLSVVQPVMSTELMFTLVVGGVVFRRRPDTRTLWAFAAMAVGLGVFLGLASPTGGRTTVPLADWGWTALGTGLFVIVLGAVAPRLSSSPRAAVLGTATATGFACTAALLKDALGHLPEGVGEVLTTWQPYAAVAVGLGSFVLLQVTLRAGSLVASQPALTLGDALLSVVLGVALFAERVHLGWRALFEVLALALLVAGCVGLARSPLVTDDGSRW, from the coding sequence GTGCTGGCGCTGTCGATCTGCCTGGCGCTGCTGGCCGCGCTGGGCAACGCCGGGGCGTCCGTGCTCCAGCGGCAGGGTGCCGCCGCCGTGGGCCCCGGCAGGTCGGCCCGCCACGGCTCGTGGATGGCGGGGCTGGTGCACCGCCGGGTGTGGGTGTGGGGCGCGGTGCTGCTGGCCGTGTCCGGCATCCTCCAGGCCCTCGCCCTGGCCACCGGCCCGCTGTCGGTGGTGCAGCCGGTGATGAGCACGGAGCTGATGTTCACGCTCGTCGTCGGCGGCGTGGTCTTCCGGCGCCGCCCGGACACCCGCACCCTGTGGGCGTTCGCCGCGATGGCCGTGGGCCTGGGCGTGTTCCTGGGGCTGGCCTCCCCGACGGGCGGCCGGACCACGGTGCCCCTGGCCGACTGGGGCTGGACGGCCCTGGGGACGGGCCTGTTCGTGATCGTGCTGGGCGCGGTGGCGCCGCGCCTGTCCTCGTCCCCGCGGGCCGCCGTCCTCGGCACGGCGACCGCGACGGGCTTCGCGTGCACGGCCGCGCTGCTGAAGGACGCGCTCGGGCACCTGCCGGAGGGCGTGGGCGAGGTCCTCACGACCTGGCAGCCGTACGCCGCGGTGGCGGTGGGCCTGGGGAGCTTCGTGCTGCTCCAGGTCACGCTACGGGCCGGGAGCCTGGTGGCCTCCCAGCCCGCGCTGACCCTCGGGGACGCGCTGCTGAGCGTGGTCCTCGGCGTGGCGCTGTTCGCCGAACGGGTGCACCTCGGCTGGCGGGCGCTCTTCGAAGTGCTGGCCCTGGCCCTGCTGGTCGCCGGCTGTGTCGGCCTCGCCCGGTCCCCGTTGGTCACGGACGACGGAAGCCGCTGGTGA
- a CDS encoding lanthionine synthetase LanC family protein, translated as MDTLHDAATALSLTYLDAYADGGDPARHGHRPTTAPDPGIPVLARLVAATGGPGATGTAARAVATWATAAGRGPGHPGLYDGGLAGTLAGLRLGARLHPALHRAADRLRDHLTGAAVATRWRTSDVAFPDYDLITGPAGLLLALHAGSNPTAPQLTTMTVHLTALCDHDDLPRLRTGAYAHHPHLSWTHGRVNTGMGHGVAGVVTALTTALRVTGDPATATALHRATRWLAHHSHVDSRAIRTWPGAGPDGPPPVDAHPRQAWCYGTPGVAWALWDAADALGDPEAAHWALAAFGTLAARYDEEFHLFGDAPADRLGLCHGAAGVLAVADAFARHARLPAAALLRSRLTARLRADLPAALRTPWPPTLLTGAPGALSALLTAGGAPRDWLPCLGLR; from the coding sequence ATGGACACGCTGCACGACGCGGCCACCGCCCTGTCCCTCACGTACCTCGACGCGTACGCCGACGGCGGCGACCCCGCCCGCCACGGCCACCGGCCGACGACCGCCCCCGACCCCGGCATCCCCGTCCTCGCCCGGCTCGTCGCCGCGACCGGCGGCCCCGGGGCGACCGGCACGGCCGCCCGAGCCGTCGCCACCTGGGCGACGGCGGCGGGCCGCGGCCCCGGACACCCCGGCCTCTACGACGGCGGCCTGGCCGGCACGCTCGCCGGACTGCGGCTCGGCGCCCGGCTCCACCCGGCCCTCCACCGGGCCGCCGACCGGCTGCGCGACCACCTGACCGGTGCCGCCGTCGCCACCCGGTGGCGCACCTCGGACGTGGCCTTCCCCGACTACGACCTGATCACCGGCCCCGCCGGGCTCCTCCTGGCGCTCCACGCCGGCAGCAACCCGACCGCACCCCAACTCACCACCATGACCGTCCACTTGACGGCACTCTGCGACCACGACGACCTGCCCCGCCTGCGCACCGGGGCCTACGCACACCACCCGCACCTGTCCTGGACGCACGGACGCGTCAACACCGGCATGGGCCACGGCGTGGCCGGAGTCGTCACCGCCCTCACCACCGCCCTCCGCGTCACCGGTGACCCCGCGACCGCGACGGCACTGCACCGCGCCACACGCTGGCTGGCCCACCACTCCCACGTCGACAGCCGCGCCATCCGCACCTGGCCGGGCGCCGGACCCGACGGACCGCCCCCCGTCGACGCCCACCCCCGCCAAGCCTGGTGCTACGGCACCCCCGGTGTCGCCTGGGCCCTGTGGGACGCGGCCGACGCCCTGGGCGACCCCGAGGCGGCCCACTGGGCGCTGGCGGCCTTCGGCACCCTCGCCGCACGGTACGACGAGGAGTTCCACCTGTTCGGCGACGCCCCGGCCGACCGCCTCGGACTGTGCCACGGCGCCGCCGGCGTACTGGCCGTCGCCGACGCCTTCGCCCGCCACGCCCGCCTGCCCGCCGCGGCCCTCCTGCGCAGCCGCCTCACCGCCCGGCTGCGCGCCGACCTGCCCGCGGCCCTCCGCACCCCATGGCCCCCCACCCTGCTGACCGGCGCCCCCGGGGCCCTGAGCGCACTGCTCACCGCGGGCGGCGCCCCACGCGATTGGCTGCCCTGCCTCGGGCTGCGCTGA
- a CDS encoding MGDG synthase family glycosyltransferase — MGRRCLVLSASMGAGHDAVAGELARRLRADGHDVLVRDVLTLLPPGTGAAVRGFYRFVVRRLPVVYAAIYALFLAPRPASGRGRGGPAADVSPMAALAERRLGTLVAAWRPDVIVSTFHLAGQLTGRMRGRGALHVPCAVFVTDFAVHRAWLDPGNDLYLCVTEAAARAARDGTGRPAVATGPVVPPEFRTPRAPSSGAGPEGGPERPVVLLSGGAWGVGPGLLRTAGALARHGFRPVLLCGRDERLRRRAGRLPGVRALGWTDDVPGLMASARVLVDNAAGQTAVQALAAGLPVVGYRPIAGHGAVGVRRMAAEGLTAYAADLPALLAAVDELAHPGAARDRRTAAGAAVFRADAAHLVATLGTARATGDPNQAAGRGGRVR, encoded by the coding sequence ATGGGTCGGCGATGCCTGGTTCTCAGCGCGAGCATGGGCGCGGGCCACGACGCGGTGGCCGGCGAACTGGCACGCCGGCTGCGCGCCGACGGCCACGACGTCCTCGTACGGGACGTGCTGACGCTGCTGCCGCCCGGGACGGGCGCCGCGGTGCGGGGCTTCTACCGGTTCGTCGTGCGGCGGCTGCCCGTGGTGTACGCGGCGATCTACGCGCTGTTCCTGGCGCCCCGGCCCGCGTCCGGGCGTGGACGGGGCGGGCCGGCGGCGGACGTGTCGCCGATGGCCGCGCTCGCCGAGCGGCGCCTCGGCACGCTGGTGGCGGCGTGGCGGCCGGACGTGATCGTGTCCACGTTCCACCTCGCGGGCCAGCTCACCGGCCGGATGCGCGGGCGGGGCGCGCTGCACGTGCCGTGTGCGGTCTTCGTCACCGACTTCGCCGTGCACCGCGCCTGGCTGGACCCGGGCAACGACCTGTACCTGTGCGTCACGGAGGCCGCCGCCCGGGCGGCCCGCGACGGCACGGGGCGGCCCGCCGTCGCCACGGGCCCGGTCGTTCCGCCGGAGTTCCGCACCCCGCGCGCCCCCTCCTCCGGGGCCGGGCCGGAGGGCGGACCGGAGCGGCCGGTGGTGCTGTTGTCCGGTGGGGCGTGGGGCGTGGGGCCGGGGCTGTTGCGGACGGCCGGGGCGCTCGCCCGGCACGGCTTCCGGCCGGTGCTGCTGTGCGGGCGGGACGAGCGGCTGCGCCGGCGCGCCGGGCGGCTGCCGGGGGTCCGCGCGCTCGGCTGGACGGACGACGTGCCGGGGCTGATGGCGTCGGCGCGGGTGCTCGTCGACAACGCGGCGGGCCAGACCGCGGTGCAGGCCCTCGCGGCGGGACTCCCGGTCGTCGGCTACCGGCCCATCGCCGGGCACGGTGCCGTGGGGGTGCGGCGGATGGCGGCCGAGGGCCTGACCGCGTACGCCGCCGACCTGCCCGCGCTGCTGGCGGCGGTGGACGAGCTCGCCCACCCGGGCGCCGCCCGCGACCGGCGGACGGCGGCCGGTGCGGCGGTCTTCCGCGCGGACGCCGCCCATCTGGTCGCCACCCTCGGGACCGCCCGCGCCACCGGTGACCCGAACCAGGCGGCGGGCCGGGGCGGCCGGGTGCGGTGA
- a CDS encoding SDR family NAD(P)-dependent oxidoreductase, giving the protein MPPTPRHEAPPRREAEPGRERSGARPAARPVVLVTGASSGIGEAVSDRFAADGRCRLLLGGRDEARLAAVARRTGGGALRSDLGERAGVERLAAEALEREGRVDVLVAAAGIGWAGPFTHMPGDAVDRLISLNLTSVIHLVRLLLPGMVERNRGRVVMIGSMAGRVGVGNEAVYAATKGGMLAFADSLRYELAGTRVGVTVVLPGAVETPFFSRRGVPYHRDHPRPVSPERVAEVVWRAAVRGRDDVFVPSWLGMPARLHGAVPGFFRAMAKRFG; this is encoded by the coding sequence ATGCCCCCTACGCCCCGCCACGAGGCCCCGCCGCGTCGCGAGGCCGAGCCGGGAAGGGAACGGTCCGGCGCACGGCCGGCGGCCCGCCCGGTGGTGCTCGTCACGGGCGCGTCGTCCGGGATCGGTGAGGCGGTCTCCGACCGGTTCGCCGCGGACGGGCGCTGCCGGCTGCTGCTGGGCGGGCGGGACGAGGCGCGGCTCGCGGCCGTGGCGCGGCGCACGGGCGGGGGCGCGCTGCGGTCGGACCTGGGGGAGCGGGCCGGGGTGGAGCGGCTGGCCGCCGAGGCCCTGGAGCGGGAGGGGCGCGTCGACGTACTGGTGGCCGCGGCGGGCATCGGCTGGGCCGGCCCGTTCACGCACATGCCGGGTGACGCCGTCGACCGGCTGATCTCGCTGAACCTCACCTCGGTGATCCACCTGGTGCGCCTGCTGCTGCCGGGGATGGTGGAGCGGAACAGGGGACGGGTGGTGATGATCGGTTCCATGGCCGGGCGGGTGGGCGTGGGCAACGAGGCGGTCTACGCCGCCACCAAGGGCGGCATGCTGGCCTTCGCCGACAGCCTGCGCTACGAGCTGGCGGGCACCCGCGTAGGGGTGACCGTCGTGCTCCCGGGGGCGGTGGAGACGCCGTTCTTCAGCCGGCGGGGCGTGCCGTACCACCGGGACCACCCGCGGCCGGTCTCACCCGAACGGGTGGCCGAGGTGGTGTGGCGGGCGGCCGTGCGCGGCCGGGACGACGTGTTCGTACCGTCGTGGCTCGGGATGCCCGCCCGCCTCCACGGCGCCGTGCCGGGCTTCTTCCGCGCCATGGCCAAGCGGTTCGGCTGA
- a CDS encoding alpha-ketoglutarate-dependent dioxygenase AlkB, producing MTAHLQGSLFDQADEVRLGPLTGLARTTLGDGAWIDLLPAWLHGADALFEDLARTVPWRAERRTMYDHEVAVPRLLAHYGARDPLPHPVLDEARAALSAHYAAELGEPFTTAGLCFYRDGRDSVAWHGDRTGRGAHHDTMVAILSVGEPRDLALRPRRGGPSRRVPLGHGDLIVMGGSCQRTWEHAVPKTTKGVGPRISVQFRPHGVR from the coding sequence ATGACCGCGCACCTGCAGGGCTCCCTCTTCGACCAGGCCGACGAGGTACGCCTCGGACCGCTGACCGGCCTCGCGCGCACCACGCTCGGCGACGGCGCCTGGATCGACCTGCTCCCCGCCTGGCTGCACGGCGCCGACGCCCTGTTCGAGGACCTTGCCCGGACCGTCCCGTGGCGGGCCGAACGGCGCACCATGTACGACCACGAGGTCGCCGTACCCCGCCTCCTCGCCCACTACGGCGCACGCGACCCCCTGCCGCACCCGGTGCTCGACGAGGCCCGCGCCGCCCTCTCCGCCCACTACGCCGCCGAGCTGGGCGAACCGTTCACCACGGCGGGCCTGTGCTTCTACCGCGACGGCCGCGACAGCGTCGCCTGGCACGGGGACCGCACCGGACGGGGAGCGCACCACGACACGATGGTCGCCATCCTCTCGGTCGGCGAACCCCGCGACCTGGCCCTGCGCCCCCGCCGCGGCGGCCCGTCGAGACGGGTGCCGCTCGGACACGGCGACCTGATCGTCATGGGCGGCTCCTGCCAGCGCACCTGGGAGCACGCCGTCCCCAAGACCACCAAGGGAGTCGGCCCCCGGATCAGCGTCCAGTTCCGCCCGCACGGCGTGCGCTGA
- a CDS encoding arylamine N-acetyltransferase family protein has translation MITKDFDGYLARLGITDPGAPSAEALSALQRAHLERVPYENVDIQLGRPPGIEPELSVRRFAAGHGGYCFHLNGGFAALLEALGYDVTRHVGGVHHDPEGRGANGNHLALTVRVDGEAWFVDTGLGDGPYEPLPLRQGTYRQGPFTYRMEASVTEPGGWTFHNDPGSSFPVMEFAARPVTMADFAAEHVRLSTAPDSPFLSTFAALRRDAKGLDLLRGRVLTRIDAAGRTERPLDTAGEWFAVLTDVFDRNLDALDTADRTALWDRVTRAHDAWLAAQAAPQA, from the coding sequence ATGATCACCAAAGACTTCGACGGCTATCTGGCCCGCCTCGGCATCACCGACCCCGGTGCGCCCTCCGCCGAGGCGCTGAGCGCACTGCAGCGAGCCCATCTGGAACGCGTCCCGTACGAGAACGTCGACATCCAGCTCGGCCGCCCGCCCGGCATCGAACCGGAGCTGTCCGTACGCCGGTTCGCCGCCGGGCACGGTGGCTACTGCTTCCACCTCAACGGCGGCTTCGCGGCCCTGCTGGAGGCGCTCGGCTACGACGTCACCCGCCACGTCGGGGGCGTCCACCACGACCCCGAGGGACGAGGCGCCAACGGCAACCACCTCGCCCTGACCGTGCGGGTGGACGGCGAGGCCTGGTTCGTCGACACGGGACTCGGCGACGGCCCGTACGAGCCGCTGCCGCTGCGTCAGGGCACCTACCGCCAGGGCCCGTTCACGTACCGGATGGAAGCGTCCGTCACCGAACCGGGCGGCTGGACCTTCCACAACGACCCGGGCAGCTCCTTCCCCGTGATGGAGTTCGCCGCCCGCCCCGTCACCATGGCGGACTTCGCCGCCGAGCACGTGCGGCTGTCCACCGCGCCCGACTCGCCCTTCCTGTCGACGTTCGCCGCCCTGCGCCGCGACGCCAAGGGGCTCGACCTGCTGCGCGGCCGCGTCCTGACCCGCATCGACGCGGCCGGACGCACCGAGCGCCCCCTGGACACGGCGGGGGAGTGGTTCGCCGTCCTCACGGACGTCTTCGACCGGAACCTGGACGCCCTCGACACCGCCGACCGGACCGCGCTCTGGGACCGGGTGACCCGCGCCCACGACGCGTGGCTCGCCGCGCAGGCGGCGCCGCAGGCGTAG
- a CDS encoding lantibiotic dehydratase: MAEPPNTATVLLRIAGLPCTAWTSAADPALFARAARHALAGEQRAARARALAEHLGVSVVPHPGLTTADRRAVLALRRRLHAGHAPGTADLTLLDRLHGRALPAELADDARTLAREAEAAHAEQAALERAVAAGHQRIAALGPDLARTHPVLRDVLDTTAPGLLTDIERRLAAGETWTDKGLRKRVAHLWRVLARAAAKTTPRGWTGQLATTPLRTDAPGTHLVPPGATLGALAATATENVHLVRSRPPGPPDLRTADATTLLAPAPLHFTEPPASVRAYVVDPREPGRLRHVVLRRTPLLDTVLALLAHGPLPLGHLEHTLLGTAGGPTTPGPSVLRGFLQHLHTMGVLQVCTAPRSRHSAWMPAREATAHGTLPTPLTPADGAPDGWFLDSYRTLAAPVPAAAAERVRRGLRVAARIAALRDADTGAAPHPAPELAGITARPRPVSELLADLLPTTGATPRPRTATVHRYEGWPAPTDPRSGYARLLAHLATHAGPGTADVDDALLDSLGAPPAAHDLPPWPLDCLLRPLPGPATGPVAVLETASPAGVLDARFADGLRAPRTHGGHANADAHRAFLATVERRTGARFVEVLVPPLGERAANAVRRPVTTGWWTGDPDPTPYYGPDTRGARYLPLDRITLRRQGRHIIAEADGRRLLPVHHATRTPAPPYDLLLRMLLAAGHPAAATLLRLDALDGALTGHRRLPRLTAGGQLVLAPATWRLDHTRLWRPGDDTPHKVRALALLRHRHGLPRHVFLRTSAGGKPVAADLDALPAVYVVDRLRAGRPDGDLLAEEMLPAPADLPLRDPLHGGAPVAAQVLLRLPYRTDAAATERLATAAAGALPRGAPHDVPDGPPASGGRHLGAAIAHP, from the coding sequence CCGGCGCCTGCACGCCGGACACGCACCCGGCACGGCCGACCTCACCCTCCTCGACCGCCTGCACGGCCGCGCCCTGCCGGCCGAACTGGCCGACGACGCCCGGACCCTGGCCCGCGAGGCGGAAGCGGCCCACGCCGAACAGGCCGCGCTGGAACGGGCGGTGGCCGCCGGACACCAGCGGATCGCCGCCCTCGGACCGGACCTGGCCCGCACCCACCCCGTCCTCCGCGACGTCCTGGACACCACCGCCCCCGGACTCCTCACCGACATCGAACGACGCCTCGCCGCGGGCGAGACCTGGACCGACAAGGGCCTGCGCAAACGCGTCGCCCACCTGTGGCGGGTCCTCGCCCGCGCCGCCGCCAAGACCACCCCCCGGGGCTGGACAGGCCAGCTCGCCACCACCCCGCTCCGCACCGACGCCCCGGGCACCCACCTGGTGCCCCCCGGCGCCACCCTCGGCGCCCTCGCCGCCACCGCCACGGAGAACGTCCACCTCGTCCGCTCCCGACCCCCCGGCCCGCCCGACCTGCGCACCGCCGACGCCACCACCCTGCTGGCCCCCGCACCCCTGCACTTCACCGAACCACCCGCCTCCGTACGCGCCTACGTCGTCGACCCGCGCGAACCCGGCCGGCTGCGCCACGTCGTCCTGCGCCGCACCCCCCTCCTCGACACCGTGCTCGCCCTCCTCGCCCACGGACCCCTCCCGCTCGGCCACCTGGAACACACCCTGCTCGGCACGGCGGGCGGCCCCACCACCCCCGGCCCCTCCGTCCTGCGCGGCTTCCTCCAGCACCTGCACACCATGGGCGTCCTCCAGGTCTGCACCGCGCCCCGGTCCCGCCACAGCGCCTGGATGCCCGCCCGGGAGGCGACCGCGCACGGCACCCTGCCGACACCGCTCACCCCCGCCGACGGCGCCCCCGACGGCTGGTTCCTCGACTCGTACCGCACCCTGGCCGCCCCGGTGCCCGCCGCGGCCGCCGAACGCGTACGGCGCGGCCTGCGCGTCGCCGCACGGATCGCCGCCCTGCGCGACGCGGACACCGGCGCCGCCCCGCACCCGGCGCCCGAACTCGCCGGCATCACCGCACGACCGCGACCCGTCAGCGAACTCCTCGCCGACCTGCTGCCCACCACCGGCGCCACGCCCCGCCCCCGCACGGCCACCGTGCACCGCTACGAGGGCTGGCCCGCCCCCACCGACCCCCGGTCCGGCTACGCACGCCTGCTCGCCCACCTCGCCACCCACGCCGGCCCCGGCACGGCCGACGTCGACGACGCCCTGCTGGACTCCCTCGGCGCCCCGCCCGCCGCCCACGACCTGCCCCCCTGGCCCCTGGACTGCCTGCTGCGACCGCTCCCCGGACCGGCCACCGGCCCCGTCGCCGTCCTGGAGACCGCGTCCCCCGCCGGGGTGCTCGACGCCCGGTTCGCCGACGGACTGCGCGCCCCGCGCACCCACGGCGGGCACGCCAACGCGGACGCCCACCGCGCCTTCCTCGCCACCGTCGAACGGCGCACCGGCGCACGGTTCGTCGAAGTCCTCGTACCACCGCTCGGCGAACGCGCCGCCAACGCCGTACGCCGTCCCGTGACCACCGGCTGGTGGACCGGCGACCCCGACCCCACGCCCTACTACGGGCCCGACACCCGCGGCGCGCGGTACCTCCCACTGGACCGGATCACCCTGCGCCGCCAGGGCCGCCACATCATCGCCGAGGCCGACGGCCGGCGCCTCCTGCCCGTCCACCACGCCACCCGCACCCCCGCACCGCCCTACGACCTGCTGCTGCGCATGCTGCTCGCCGCCGGGCACCCCGCCGCCGCCACCCTCCTGCGCCTGGACGCCCTCGACGGAGCCCTCACCGGACACCGCCGGCTGCCCCGGCTGACCGCGGGCGGACAGCTGGTCCTCGCACCGGCCACCTGGCGGCTGGACCACACCCGGCTGTGGCGGCCCGGCGACGACACCCCGCACAAGGTGCGCGCCCTCGCCCTCCTGCGGCACCGCCACGGCCTGCCCCGCCACGTCTTCCTCCGCACCTCCGCGGGCGGCAAACCCGTCGCCGCCGACCTGGACGCGCTGCCGGCGGTGTACGTCGTCGACCGGCTGCGCGCCGGCCGGCCGGACGGCGACCTGCTCGCCGAGGAGATGCTGCCCGCCCCCGCCGACCTGCCGCTGCGCGACCCGCTCCACGGCGGTGCGCCCGTCGCCGCGCAGGTGCTGCTGAGACTTCCGTACCGGACCGACGCGGCCGCCACCGAGCGGCTCGCCACGGCCGCCGCCGGCGCCCTGCCGCGCGGCGCCCCCCACGACGTCCCCGACGGGCCGCCCGCATCCGGCGGCCGGCACCTCGGGGCGGCCATCGCTCACCCGTGA
- a CDS encoding polysaccharide deacetylase family protein, with protein MSPARVALLAAAAGAVVGAAHIGPAATWLPGVRGALWPGLDGRGDPSHVALTFDDGPDPVSTPRFLHALDALSVRATFFVLGHRLERHPALGRLIASEGHELAVHGWRHDRPWWPHPLRDARDVARTADLVAEAAGRRPLWYRPAYGILTGGRWNAARAAGLRTVLWSAWGRDWTAGATATSVHAEVTRTLRGGGTVLLHDSDVVSAPGAWQAALGALPGLVMECRRRGLRVGTLADHGLTARTRSPNSSNFRFSRTLGT; from the coding sequence GTGAGCCCGGCGCGCGTGGCTCTGCTGGCCGCTGCGGCGGGCGCCGTCGTGGGCGCCGCTCACATCGGGCCCGCCGCCACCTGGCTGCCCGGGGTGCGGGGCGCGTTGTGGCCGGGGCTCGACGGGCGGGGCGACCCCTCGCACGTGGCCCTGACCTTCGACGACGGCCCCGACCCGGTCAGCACGCCCCGGTTCCTGCACGCCCTCGACGCCCTTTCGGTGCGCGCCACGTTCTTCGTGCTGGGTCACCGGCTGGAACGCCACCCCGCCCTGGGGCGGCTGATCGCGTCCGAGGGTCACGAGCTGGCCGTCCACGGGTGGCGGCACGACCGCCCCTGGTGGCCGCACCCGCTGCGCGACGCCCGCGACGTGGCCCGTACGGCGGACCTGGTCGCCGAGGCCGCCGGGCGCCGCCCGCTGTGGTACCGCCCCGCGTACGGCATCCTCACCGGCGGCCGGTGGAACGCGGCCCGCGCCGCCGGGCTGCGCACGGTGCTGTGGTCGGCGTGGGGCCGCGACTGGACCGCCGGGGCGACCGCCACGAGCGTGCACGCGGAGGTGACGAGGACCCTGCGCGGCGGCGGGACGGTGCTGCTGCACGACTCCGACGTGGTGAGCGCGCCGGGGGCGTGGCAGGCCGCGCTGGGCGCGCTGCCCGGGCTCGTCATGGAGTGCCGGCGGCGCGGCCTGCGCGTGGGGACGCTCGCCGACCACGGGCTCACCGCCCGCACCCGCTCACCGAATAGCTCAAACTTTCGATTTTCTCGTACGCTGGGAACATGA